One window of Falsibacillus pallidus genomic DNA carries:
- a CDS encoding DUF6501 family protein, protein MIHYNWTERNGGKKVKCLHTNAEKYMVENVLTAGNVYEVKNETEEYYFVIDNSGKMGGFYKDYFEEVK, encoded by the coding sequence ATGATTCATTATAATTGGACTGAGCGCAATGGAGGCAAAAAGGTGAAATGCCTGCATACAAATGCAGAGAAATATATGGTGGAAAATGTCCTGACAGCAGGAAATGTATACGAAGTAAAGAATGAAACGGAAGAATATTATTTTGTCATTGATAACAGCGGCAAGATGGGTGGATTTTATAAAGACTATTTTGAAGAAGTAAAATAA
- a CDS encoding vWA domain-containing protein, translated as MQRFIQFNDEKIDSMLFMELADLAKTLTKDEETEVEFGKHSYLDVSAKKVFVSHFWDHRSEQDMRDGMKTDVYLRSIGNHQFTDFNEILSYISKLKKTGCTSFGKQLFMTAEDLRIEELVKKGRPGTKKSFQNRRTLYRRYFETQQNVNMVKSVFTDALFNTLYLLLQSDSPIEHIPSFNEEIDLAIPFLKQQMMRFYETKSTKETIKICLEIIEVLDEILEKDMLNEYFHLPENVYSSLDSFNMDFDDLKRKDPLKNHDIQDKKKEDDEEVHEEKMETWHRETKDMSKSFLQFDLDQGTQTDLLGEGVREGDAGDQALGIVQGSSKKADREDYSKLESEGNKMMEDAEDSHHYGKENQFAYPIYLEPKKPELEDTFIYEKQVSEISSFQKKLKNMIEKTLEHKRVQPRNDLHAGRLNNKLLRYFTDELPRLFYKKSEPSREIDAVFSLLVDCSASMFDKMDETKLGITLFHEALKGVKVPHEIVGFWEDTNDATAESQPNYFKTVIDFSTSLLKQSGPEILQLQPEEDNRDGFAIRLAHERLNRRFEKQKFLLVFSDGEPAAAGYEQNGIVDTHEAVLDARKNGIEVINVFLSKDPIEESQKKVIQNMYGRFSLFVSNIEELPEILFPLLRKLLFKSI; from the coding sequence ATGCAGAGATTTATTCAATTTAATGACGAGAAAATTGACTCCATGCTATTTATGGAATTGGCTGATTTAGCCAAGACACTGACAAAGGATGAAGAAACAGAAGTCGAGTTTGGCAAACATTCTTACTTGGATGTAAGTGCGAAGAAAGTATTTGTGAGCCATTTTTGGGATCATCGATCAGAACAGGATATGAGAGACGGCATGAAAACAGATGTTTATCTGCGTTCGATCGGAAACCATCAGTTCACTGACTTCAATGAAATCCTGTCCTACATTTCTAAACTGAAAAAAACAGGATGCACTAGCTTTGGGAAGCAGCTGTTCATGACAGCAGAAGACTTGAGGATTGAGGAGCTAGTAAAAAAGGGACGTCCAGGAACGAAAAAATCCTTTCAGAATCGAAGGACTTTATACAGACGCTACTTTGAAACGCAGCAAAATGTGAATATGGTCAAAAGTGTGTTTACGGATGCCCTTTTCAATACATTATATTTACTGCTTCAATCTGACTCGCCAATTGAGCATATACCATCTTTCAATGAAGAAATCGATTTGGCAATCCCATTTTTAAAACAGCAGATGATGAGATTTTATGAGACAAAGTCCACTAAAGAAACAATCAAGATTTGTTTAGAGATCATAGAAGTTTTGGATGAAATTTTAGAAAAGGATATGCTGAACGAATATTTCCATCTTCCCGAAAATGTATACTCGTCGTTGGATTCCTTCAATATGGACTTTGATGATTTGAAAAGAAAAGATCCTTTAAAGAATCATGATATTCAAGACAAGAAAAAGGAAGATGACGAAGAGGTCCATGAGGAAAAAATGGAAACATGGCATCGGGAAACAAAGGATATGAGCAAAAGCTTCCTGCAGTTTGATCTTGACCAAGGCACCCAGACAGATCTGCTCGGAGAAGGGGTCAGGGAAGGAGATGCGGGTGATCAGGCACTGGGGATTGTCCAGGGGTCATCTAAAAAGGCTGATAGGGAGGACTATTCCAAACTGGAATCAGAAGGAAATAAAATGATGGAAGATGCAGAAGACTCTCATCATTATGGGAAAGAAAATCAGTTTGCCTACCCTATATATTTGGAGCCCAAGAAACCTGAATTGGAAGACACCTTTATATATGAGAAACAAGTGTCTGAGATAAGCAGTTTCCAAAAGAAACTAAAGAACATGATTGAAAAAACATTGGAGCATAAAAGGGTTCAGCCCAGAAATGATTTGCATGCAGGCAGGCTGAACAATAAGCTTCTCCGCTATTTTACGGATGAACTTCCCAGGCTTTTTTATAAGAAATCTGAGCCTTCCAGGGAAATCGATGCTGTTTTTAGTCTGCTTGTCGATTGTTCCGCTTCCATGTTTGATAAGATGGACGAAACCAAGTTAGGAATAACTTTATTCCATGAAGCACTCAAGGGAGTTAAAGTACCTCACGAAATTGTGGGCTTTTGGGAGGATACAAACGATGCCACTGCCGAAAGCCAGCCAAACTATTTTAAAACGGTCATCGACTTCTCGACTTCATTATTGAAGCAAAGCGGTCCTGAAATTCTCCAGCTGCAGCCTGAAGAAGATAACAGGGATGGATTTGCAATAAGGCTCGCACATGAAAGACTGAATAGAAGATTTGAAAAACAAAAATTCCTGCTTGTATTTTCTGACGGTGAGCCTGCAGCGGCTGGCTATGAACAAAATGGTATTGTTGATACACATGAAGCAGTATTGGATGCAAGGAAGAATGGCATTGAGGTCATTAATGTGTTCCTTTCAAAGGATCCCATCGAAGAAAGTCAGAAGAAGGTCATTCAAAATATGTATGGCAGGTTCAGTTTGTTTGTAAGCAATATTGAAGAGCTTCCGGAAATCCTGTTTCCTTTGCTTCGCAAGCTGCTTTTTAAAAGTATTTAA
- a CDS encoding VOC family protein produces MLFELDHIVHFIGSNGEEILPELKKLNLKSITGGVHTEWGTANILSYAGLSYVEYLFIRDEEKASASNNPLIKLLVGDLKEREGFGQLCFRCDDIHKVKIELKEKGYQTGDLIEGKRTQHDGKILKWKMLFMDEKPKSGLPWPFFIQWDESSQDRKDRLKRMGAISSENENRSIQLIRMASRDPGSDMNEWKKAFGLEEGKVESEPYVLNLNGTLLIFEHPNELNIQIARPFALQFSPCLFPGTIIYRGAAYQ; encoded by the coding sequence ATGCTATTTGAATTGGACCATATTGTTCATTTTATCGGAAGCAATGGGGAAGAAATTTTACCAGAGCTGAAAAAACTAAATCTAAAATCGATAACAGGGGGTGTCCACACTGAATGGGGGACAGCCAATATTTTATCTTATGCCGGATTGAGCTATGTAGAATACCTTTTTATTAGGGATGAAGAAAAGGCAAGCGCCTCAAATAATCCTTTAATTAAGCTGCTGGTGGGGGATCTGAAAGAGAGAGAAGGTTTTGGTCAACTATGTTTTAGGTGCGATGACATTCATAAAGTGAAAATAGAATTAAAAGAAAAAGGATATCAGACTGGAGATTTAATAGAGGGTAAAAGAACACAACATGATGGCAAAATTTTAAAGTGGAAAATGCTCTTTATGGATGAAAAGCCAAAAAGCGGTCTTCCATGGCCTTTTTTTATTCAATGGGATGAAAGCAGCCAGGATCGAAAGGATAGGCTAAAAAGAATGGGAGCAATATCTTCAGAGAATGAAAATAGATCCATTCAACTCATTAGAATGGCTTCCAGAGACCCCGGAAGTGATATGAATGAATGGAAGAAAGCTTTTGGTTTGGAAGAAGGAAAAGTGGAAAGTGAGCCTTATGTACTGAACTTAAATGGGACTCTGTTAATCTTTGAACATCCAAACGAATTAAATATTCAGATTGCCAGACCGTTTGCTCTCCAATTTTCCCCATGTCTTTTTCCCGGGACTATTATATACAGAGGAGCAGCTTATCAATAA
- the yidC gene encoding membrane protein insertase YidC, whose product MKRIITILMLAGSTLLLSACSAATNNDSLFHKSLVSPFAKAIKGIADITAGNYGIAIIIITILIRTILLPLTLKTYKNQQQMKSKMEVLKPEMDKIQKKLKAEKSPEKQRELQAEMMGLYKKHGVNPLNMGCLPILIQMPIWMGLYYAIRSSHEIATHNFLWFNLGQPDIPMAILAGIAYFFQSKVTMVGMTEEQQKQMKFMTLLSPIMILVISFSAPAALALYWAVGGVFLIAQTLIAKKIYNPKAEVKPSK is encoded by the coding sequence TTGAAACGTATTATTACAATTTTAATGCTAGCAGGTTCTACACTATTACTTTCAGCATGTTCAGCAGCAACCAATAACGACAGCCTTTTTCATAAATCTTTGGTTTCCCCATTCGCTAAGGCTATAAAGGGTATTGCAGATATTACTGCAGGAAACTATGGGATTGCCATTATCATCATTACCATTTTGATTCGTACAATCCTGTTGCCTTTAACTTTAAAAACTTATAAAAACCAACAGCAAATGAAAAGCAAAATGGAAGTTTTGAAGCCAGAAATGGATAAAATCCAAAAGAAATTGAAAGCAGAAAAAAGTCCTGAGAAACAGCGTGAACTTCAGGCTGAAATGATGGGACTTTATAAAAAGCACGGCGTAAACCCATTAAATATGGGATGTTTGCCAATCCTGATTCAAATGCCTATCTGGATGGGCCTTTATTATGCGATTCGCAGTTCACATGAAATTGCAACGCACAACTTCCTATGGTTCAATCTCGGTCAGCCCGATATTCCAATGGCTATCCTTGCAGGTATCGCTTATTTCTTCCAATCAAAAGTAACTATGGTCGGGATGACAGAAGAACAGCAAAAACAAATGAAATTCATGACCCTATTATCCCCAATCATGATTCTGGTCATTTCCTTCAGTGCACCAGCAGCCCTTGCATTATATTGGGCAGTCGGAGGAGTGTTCTTGATCGCTCAGACATTGATTGCAAAGAAAATCTACAATCCGAAGGCAGAAGTGAAGCCTTCCAAATAA
- a CDS encoding AMP-binding protein, translating to MGELLTHTVGDLLQEKARLHPDHEAVVYADRGLRWTYKEFDDYCRSAAKGLMALEMDSGDHIAVWATNTPEWLTCQFATAKAGLVMVTVNTNYRRAELEYLLHQSDSKTIVLIDQYRDASYIDMLYEICPELAYSKPGQLQSERLPQLKNVIVLGEKRFPGTFSWTDVIERGSEISDDALTARMKELDPHDVINMQYTSGTTGFPKGVMLTHSNIVNNAFNIAGCMKLSSEDRLCIPVPFFHCFGCVLGTLACVSVGATMIPVQEFSPKLVLETVEKEKCTGLHGVPTMFIAELNDPDFEKYDLSTLRTGIMAGSNCPIEVMRGVIDRMGASEITIAYGQTESSPVITQTRTDDELQLRVETVGRSLPNVEVKIVKPGTDLEVPDGTQGELCTRGYHVMRGYYKNDDATRSVIDEDGWLHTGDLAVKESNGYCRITGRLKDMIIRGGENIYPREIEEFLYTHPKVLDVQVVGIPDEVYGEEVMAWVILKEGVMATAEELKEFCRGQISRHKIPKYFEFTDSYPMTASGKIQKFRLREQAVNLVHEK from the coding sequence ATGGGAGAATTATTGACGCATACAGTTGGGGATTTATTACAAGAGAAGGCTCGCCTTCATCCCGATCATGAAGCAGTGGTATATGCTGACAGAGGTCTCAGATGGACCTATAAGGAATTTGATGATTACTGCCGCTCAGCAGCAAAAGGATTAATGGCGCTTGAAATGGATTCAGGAGACCACATTGCTGTTTGGGCAACGAATACTCCTGAATGGCTTACATGCCAGTTTGCCACCGCAAAAGCAGGATTGGTGATGGTAACTGTCAATACTAATTACAGAAGGGCAGAACTAGAGTATTTACTACACCAGTCTGATTCCAAAACAATCGTATTGATTGACCAATACAGAGATGCATCATACATAGATATGCTTTATGAAATTTGTCCTGAACTTGCCTATTCAAAACCAGGACAATTGCAAAGTGAACGCTTGCCGCAGTTGAAAAATGTTATTGTATTGGGAGAAAAGAGATTCCCGGGCACATTTTCTTGGACAGATGTGATTGAAAGGGGAAGTGAGATTTCAGATGATGCCTTGACCGCCAGGATGAAGGAACTCGACCCGCACGACGTGATCAATATGCAATATACAAGCGGGACAACAGGGTTTCCTAAAGGTGTCATGCTGACTCATTCAAATATTGTCAATAATGCGTTCAATATTGCAGGATGCATGAAGTTGTCTTCAGAAGACCGTCTTTGCATCCCAGTCCCTTTTTTCCATTGTTTTGGTTGTGTACTTGGAACGCTTGCTTGTGTATCCGTAGGGGCTACGATGATCCCGGTTCAGGAGTTCAGTCCAAAATTAGTTCTAGAAACTGTAGAAAAAGAAAAGTGTACCGGTCTGCATGGAGTTCCGACAATGTTCATTGCAGAACTGAATGATCCTGATTTTGAAAAATATGATTTATCTACACTGAGAACAGGAATCATGGCAGGTTCTAATTGTCCGATAGAAGTAATGAGAGGCGTCATTGACCGAATGGGTGCAAGTGAGATAACAATAGCGTATGGACAGACTGAATCCTCACCTGTCATCACCCAGACCAGGACCGATGATGAACTGCAATTAAGAGTTGAAACAGTTGGAAGATCACTGCCAAATGTAGAAGTGAAAATCGTCAAACCTGGTACTGACCTGGAAGTACCGGATGGCACTCAAGGGGAACTATGTACGAGAGGCTACCATGTAATGAGGGGTTATTACAAGAATGACGATGCCACCAGATCAGTAATCGATGAAGATGGATGGCTGCATACCGGTGATTTAGCTGTTAAAGAGAGCAATGGGTATTGTCGGATCACTGGACGATTAAAGGATATGATTATCCGGGGAGGGGAAAATATCTATCCGAGAGAAATTGAGGAGTTCCTTTACACACATCCAAAGGTATTGGATGTGCAAGTGGTAGGGATACCAGACGAGGTCTACGGCGAGGAAGTAATGGCATGGGTCATTCTAAAAGAAGGTGTAATGGCAACGGCGGAAGAATTAAAAGAATTCTGCAGGGGTCAAATTTCAAGACACAAAATACCGAAATATTTTGAGTTCACTGATTCATATCCAATGACAGCCTCAGGTAAAATCCAGAAATTCAGACTCCGGGAGCAGGCAGTAAATCTCGTACATGAAAAATAG
- a CDS encoding ATP-binding protein: MNLEDLQLNLPIDIQKMINKRREHFKGAVESRLIGEGGYQASDVSIMTDALVSLSIGKNVLLKGPTGSGKTKLAETLSSFFLQPMHSINCSVDLDAEAMLGYKTITHSEGKAVIDFVEGPVVKAMKSGQLLYIDEINMAKPETLPILNGVLDYRRMITNPFTGEVIKASESFGVIAAINEGYVGTVALNEALMNRFVVIEVPYIQNDVLKGVLHKQSKLKDLNMINQFVSLSNDLVTQVHNGQVTEEAASIRALLDACDLAVYMPPIRAIKRAIIDKVEDDREKKAILNIAETLFEQG; this comes from the coding sequence ATGAACTTAGAAGATTTGCAATTGAATTTACCAATAGATATTCAAAAAATGATTAATAAAAGAAGAGAACATTTTAAGGGTGCAGTTGAAAGCAGGCTGATAGGAGAAGGAGGATATCAAGCTTCTGATGTCTCCATTATGACTGACGCTTTAGTTTCATTATCAATAGGTAAGAATGTCCTTTTGAAAGGACCGACCGGGTCGGGGAAGACGAAGCTTGCTGAAACTCTTTCTTCATTCTTTTTGCAGCCAATGCACAGCATCAACTGTTCAGTCGATTTGGATGCTGAAGCAATGCTGGGGTATAAAACTATTACTCATTCTGAGGGGAAAGCAGTGATTGATTTTGTAGAAGGGCCCGTTGTAAAAGCAATGAAAAGCGGCCAGCTGCTTTATATTGACGAAATAAACATGGCGAAGCCGGAAACTCTGCCGATATTGAATGGGGTGCTGGATTATCGCCGGATGATTACAAATCCATTTACAGGGGAAGTCATCAAAGCTTCTGAATCCTTTGGGGTTATAGCAGCCATCAATGAAGGATATGTCGGGACTGTGGCATTGAATGAAGCTCTTATGAACCGTTTTGTGGTCATTGAGGTGCCGTATATTCAAAACGATGTTCTTAAGGGAGTCCTCCATAAACAAAGTAAATTGAAAGATTTAAACATGATCAATCAATTTGTTTCCCTTTCCAATGATTTAGTCACACAAGTCCACAATGGGCAGGTAACAGAGGAGGCAGCATCTATCCGTGCACTCCTTGATGCGTGTGATCTAGCCGTCTATATGCCTCCAATCAGGGCCATTAAACGGGCAATCATCGATAAAGTGGAGGATGACAGAGAGAAAAAAGCCATCTTAAATATAGCTGAAACATTGTTTGAGCAAGGGTGA
- the sda gene encoding sporulation histidine kinase inhibitor Sda, translating into MSNEQLVAAYRGAEKNGQDRDWVRLLKDEIRKRGINPLKQRR; encoded by the coding sequence ATGAGTAATGAACAGTTGGTCGCAGCATACAGAGGCGCTGAGAAAAATGGTCAGGATCGTGATTGGGTAAGACTTTTAAAAGATGAAATTAGAAAGCGCGGGATTAATCCCCTTAAACAACGTCGTTAA
- a CDS encoding aldehyde dehydrogenase family protein encodes MSQLMVKVNKKVEEFLQGTKKMYINGEFVESATQKTFDTPNPATGEVLATVYEAGPEDIDRAVKAARKAFDEGPWSKMSAAKRSRLMYKLADLMEENKEELAQLETLDNGKPIRETSGADVPLAIEHMRYYAGWSTKIVGQTIPVSGPYFNYTRHEAVGVVGQIIPWNFPLLMAMWKLGAALATGCTVVLKPAEQTPLSALYLAELADQAGFPPGVLNIVPGFGETAGQPLVDHPLVDKIAFTGSTEVGKVIMSRASKNLKRVTLELGGKSPNILLPDADLSKAVPGALNGVMFNQGQVCCAGSRVFIQKKHFDNVVADMASHAKNIKQGFGLHEDTQMGPLVSQEQQNRVMSYIEKGLSEGAELLAGGVKPSEQGYFVAPTVFADVNDEMTIAKEEIFGPVISAMPYDDIDEVIKRANNSEYGLAAGVWTRDVANAHYIAGKLRAGTVWVNCYNAFDAASPFGGYKQSGIGREMGSYALENYTEVKSVWIAMK; translated from the coding sequence ATGAGTCAATTAATGGTGAAAGTAAACAAGAAGGTAGAAGAATTTTTACAGGGCACTAAAAAAATGTATATCAATGGTGAGTTTGTCGAAAGTGCAACCCAAAAGACTTTTGATACACCGAATCCAGCCACTGGAGAAGTTCTGGCAACTGTTTACGAAGCTGGCCCTGAGGACATCGACCGCGCTGTAAAAGCAGCACGCAAAGCTTTTGATGAAGGCCCTTGGTCTAAGATGAGCGCTGCCAAGAGAAGCCGTCTGATGTATAAGCTTGCAGATTTGATGGAAGAAAATAAAGAAGAATTAGCACAATTGGAAACATTGGATAACGGTAAACCAATCCGTGAAACGTCTGGAGCCGATGTTCCACTTGCAATTGAACATATGAGATATTATGCTGGATGGTCTACAAAGATCGTTGGACAGACAATCCCTGTCAGCGGTCCATATTTTAACTATACACGCCATGAAGCAGTCGGTGTAGTAGGACAGATCATTCCTTGGAACTTCCCTCTATTAATGGCGATGTGGAAGCTCGGGGCTGCTCTGGCTACGGGTTGTACAGTAGTGTTGAAGCCTGCTGAACAGACACCTCTATCTGCACTTTATTTAGCAGAGCTCGCTGATCAGGCAGGCTTCCCTCCAGGAGTATTGAATATCGTCCCTGGATTCGGTGAGACAGCAGGACAGCCGCTGGTCGATCATCCACTTGTTGATAAGATTGCTTTTACTGGCTCTACAGAGGTCGGAAAAGTCATTATGAGCCGCGCATCTAAAAACTTAAAGAGAGTCACTTTGGAACTAGGCGGAAAATCGCCTAACATCCTTCTTCCAGATGCTGATTTGTCAAAAGCGGTGCCCGGTGCATTAAATGGCGTAATGTTTAACCAAGGCCAAGTGTGCTGTGCAGGATCCCGTGTATTCATTCAGAAGAAGCACTTTGACAACGTTGTTGCTGATATGGCTTCCCACGCGAAAAATATCAAGCAGGGATTCGGACTTCATGAAGACACGCAGATGGGACCTCTTGTTTCTCAAGAACAGCAAAATAGAGTCATGAGCTATATCGAAAAAGGACTAAGTGAAGGTGCAGAACTTTTGGCAGGCGGCGTGAAGCCTTCCGAACAAGGCTACTTTGTAGCACCTACAGTCTTCGCTGATGTTAATGATGAAATGACTATTGCTAAAGAAGAGATTTTTGGTCCTGTCATATCTGCAATGCCTTATGATGACATTGATGAAGTCATCAAGCGTGCCAATAACAGCGAATATGGATTAGCTGCTGGTGTTTGGACAAGAGACGTTGCAAATGCTCACTATATTGCCGGCAAGCTTCGTGCAGGAACAGTATGGGTGAACTGCTACAATGCTTTTGATGCCGCTTCTCCTTTCGGTGGATATAAACAATCCGGCATCGGCCGTGAAATGGGATCATACGCATTAGAGAATTACACTGAAGTGAAAAGTGTCTGGATAGCAATGAAATAA
- the odhB gene encoding 2-oxoglutarate dehydrogenase complex dihydrolipoyllysine-residue succinyltransferase — MAEIKVPELAESITEGTIAQWLKQPGDHVEKGEYIVELETDKVNVEVISEEAGVIKELKAGEGDTVQVGEVIAIVDQNAQAGGAAPTAAPEKTEEPKKEDVQEAPKAEAPAASQEADSKNRPIASPAARKMAREKGIDLNQVPTVDPMGRVRVQDVENYSSQPAPTSKPAKQETKAPAAAPAQNDAKPVVREKMSRRRQTIAKRLVEVQSTAAMLTTFNEIDMSAVMELRKRKKDRFFEQHDVRLGFMSFFTKAVVAALKKYPYVNAEIQGDEIVLKKFYDVGVAVSTEDGLVVPVIRDCDRKNFAEIEGDILGMAKKARDNKLALSDLQGGTFTITNGGVFGSLLSTPILNGPQVGILGMHSIQLRPVAIDKDTMENRPMMYIALSYDHRIIDGKEAVGFLKMVKELLENPEDLLLEG, encoded by the coding sequence GTGGCTGAAATTAAAGTTCCAGAATTAGCAGAATCAATTACAGAAGGTACGATTGCACAATGGCTGAAGCAGCCTGGCGATCATGTTGAAAAAGGGGAATACATCGTTGAACTTGAAACAGATAAAGTCAACGTAGAAGTAATTTCCGAAGAAGCTGGGGTCATTAAAGAATTGAAAGCCGGCGAAGGGGATACCGTTCAAGTCGGTGAAGTAATTGCGATTGTTGATCAGAATGCACAGGCAGGCGGAGCAGCTCCAACTGCAGCACCTGAAAAAACTGAAGAACCTAAAAAAGAAGATGTTCAAGAAGCTCCAAAAGCTGAAGCACCAGCTGCTTCCCAAGAAGCTGATAGCAAAAACCGCCCAATCGCTTCACCTGCTGCACGTAAAATGGCACGTGAGAAAGGCATTGATTTAAATCAAGTGCCTACGGTTGATCCAATGGGAAGAGTACGTGTACAGGATGTTGAAAACTATTCTTCTCAACCTGCGCCTACTTCTAAACCGGCTAAACAAGAAACGAAGGCTCCTGCAGCTGCACCAGCTCAAAATGATGCCAAGCCTGTAGTACGGGAAAAAATGTCCAGAAGACGCCAAACAATCGCGAAGCGTCTTGTAGAAGTACAATCTACTGCAGCGATGCTTACTACATTCAATGAAATTGATATGTCAGCGGTAATGGAACTTCGCAAACGCAAAAAAGATAGATTCTTTGAACAGCATGATGTACGTCTTGGATTTATGTCCTTCTTTACTAAAGCAGTCGTTGCAGCTCTTAAAAAATACCCATATGTCAATGCTGAAATCCAAGGGGATGAAATCGTCCTTAAGAAGTTTTATGATGTAGGTGTTGCGGTTTCCACTGAAGATGGTCTTGTAGTACCAGTCATCCGTGACTGCGATCGTAAAAACTTCGCAGAAATTGAAGGAGACATCCTTGGTATGGCTAAAAAAGCCCGCGATAACAAGCTTGCTTTGAGCGACCTTCAAGGAGGAACATTTACGATTACTAATGGTGGAGTATTCGGATCCTTGCTTTCCACTCCAATATTGAACGGACCACAAGTCGGAATTTTAGGCATGCACTCCATCCAGCTTCGTCCGGTAGCTATTGATAAGGATACAATGGAAAACCGTCCAATGATGTATATTGCATTGTCTTACGACCACCGCATCATTGATGGAAAAGAAGCAGTTGGATTCTTAAAAATGGTGAAAGAATTACTTGAAAATCCAGAAGATCTATTACTGGAAGGTTGA
- a CDS encoding gamma-glutamylcyclotransferase, translated as MSKKLLFVYGTLRRHDNNHSFLLKERLAASQAWINGIMYDTTAGYPTVELQGTSTVYGELYEINEAILPELDELEGYHEGEEGNLFHRTICKVNTDLGEYEAIIYITGDKKLNRELIEGGDWRVHQFFTDKSKQELYYFAYGSCMDDERFAKARVDHLFKEVVGGGTLENFSMKYTFLVHDGGRGDIVEDGGAVEGVLYKVDWSAFEYLFEREGVAPGWYRPALVDINAADGMIQDVVTFIVIKKDKETCPPLHYAREIMRGAKPYVSSQYLKNLYTQVEGLQMNPNELSELKRILE; from the coding sequence ATGAGTAAAAAGCTATTATTTGTATATGGAACATTAAGAAGACACGATAATAATCATTCTTTTCTATTAAAGGAGAGACTGGCAGCAAGCCAAGCATGGATTAATGGAATCATGTATGACACTACTGCAGGCTATCCAACTGTGGAACTTCAAGGTACTTCGACGGTGTATGGGGAACTATATGAAATTAATGAAGCCATTTTGCCCGAACTGGATGAATTAGAAGGGTATCATGAAGGGGAAGAAGGAAACCTGTTTCATCGAACTATATGTAAAGTAAATACAGATTTGGGAGAATACGAAGCAATCATTTACATAACAGGTGATAAAAAATTGAATAGGGAATTAATCGAAGGAGGAGATTGGAGGGTCCATCAATTTTTTACGGATAAATCAAAACAAGAACTCTATTACTTCGCATACGGCTCATGTATGGATGATGAACGATTTGCGAAAGCAAGAGTGGATCATCTTTTTAAGGAAGTAGTAGGGGGAGGAACTTTAGAGAACTTTTCTATGAAATATACCTTCCTTGTACACGATGGAGGAAGAGGGGATATAGTCGAAGATGGCGGTGCTGTAGAAGGTGTTCTTTATAAAGTGGATTGGAGTGCTTTTGAATACTTATTCGAACGCGAGGGAGTTGCGCCTGGATGGTACCGTCCTGCATTGGTGGATATAAATGCTGCTGATGGGATGATACAAGATGTGGTAACCTTTATTGTGATTAAGAAAGATAAAGAAACTTGTCCACCCCTTCATTATGCAAGGGAAATCATGAGGGGGGCCAAACCATATGTAAGTTCACAATACTTGAAGAACTTATATACTCAAGTGGAAGGTCTACAAATGAATCCAAATGAATTGTCCGAATTAAAAAGAATTCTTGAATAA
- a CDS encoding DUF6173 family protein — protein MKKTPNIITERENALLQDESINPELASAFYRKIIEMILLFESQLNEEEEVGLRLVSFGNAMQFHVDAISYFNPSLISFMGILEDGSKVKLIQHVSQISFLLMALPKREEHAPPNRIGFLYSN, from the coding sequence ATGAAAAAAACGCCAAACATCATAACTGAAAGGGAGAATGCCCTTTTACAAGATGAATCCATTAATCCTGAATTGGCAAGTGCTTTCTATCGCAAGATCATTGAAATGATCCTTCTTTTTGAATCACAGTTGAATGAAGAAGAGGAAGTAGGGCTCAGACTTGTGTCTTTTGGGAATGCCATGCAATTTCATGTTGATGCCATCAGTTATTTTAACCCGAGTCTCATATCGTTTATGGGAATACTTGAGGATGGCTCAAAAGTAAAACTAATTCAGCATGTCAGTCAAATCAGCTTTCTCCTTATGGCACTGCCTAAACGAGAAGAACATGCTCCTCCCAATCGAATCGGTTTTTTATATTCAAATTAG
- a CDS encoding DUF2164 domain-containing protein yields MIDIKISREEKQMLLGKIQTYFYQDRGEEIGDLAAENLYHFFLNELGPSIYNQGIEDSKKMVIQKMENVDEDLEALKRMPKR; encoded by the coding sequence ATGATAGATATCAAGATTTCCAGAGAGGAAAAACAAATGCTTCTTGGGAAAATCCAGACATATTTTTATCAAGATAGAGGTGAAGAAATAGGCGATTTAGCTGCTGAAAACCTTTATCATTTTTTTCTTAATGAACTAGGACCAAGCATCTACAACCAAGGGATTGAAGACTCAAAGAAAATGGTCATTCAAAAAATGGAGAATGTAGATGAAGATCTGGAAGCATTGAAGAGAATGCCAAAGCGGTAA